Proteins encoded within one genomic window of Arachis ipaensis cultivar K30076 chromosome B08, Araip1.1, whole genome shotgun sequence:
- the LOC107611042 gene encoding uncharacterized protein LOC107611042 → MATIADALSCLTISPSNIHNTHQASTSNGLPSQTQPNPKGSINAITLRSGTKLDEVGLEPTSLSNEPHNEEIEEEVKGVSGEKEDVSREEEDLLKVKEPKRKNPLEETTPIPFPTVAKKAKKHEDFDPNVVEIFKNEGVTIPLFQAIQQVPKYAKFLKDVFTHKDKIGELNKSPMNDSIFSLIPEKCNDSGPCLVTCVIGGMEFMDCMCDLGACVSIMPLPIYEKLNLSPLKRSGARFVLADKSIVSIVGIAENMLINIQGLLFSVDFHILETPPIDSDKPSSILLEIPFLKISRFKLDAFSGAYSFEADRKVVKFTLDGSKKPTLEVYSIFGCDLIEEQVNETNGEDKEAKVVKEPKSLDHTQPKHAKELEIFLLGEVPIVDQ, encoded by the coding sequence ATGGCAACCATTGCCGACGCTTTATCCTGTTTGACTATTTCTCCTTCAAACATTCACAATACCCACCAAGCTTCCACATCTAATGGTCTACCTTCTCAAACTCAACCAAATCCCAAGGGAAGCATCAATGCTATCACCCTTAGGAGCGGTACCAAATTAGATGAAGTTGGTCTTGAGCCTACAAGTTTGAGCAATGAACCCCACAatgaagaaatagaagaagaagtgAAGGGGGTTAGTGGTGAGAAGGAGGATGTTTCAAGAGAGGAGGAGGATCTATTGAAGGTCAAGGAACCCAAAAGGAAGAACCCTCTTGAAGAGACTACACCAATCCCTTTTCCAACGGTGGCTAAAAAGGCTAAGAAGCATGAAGACTTTGACCCTAATGtggtggagatcttcaagaaTGAGGGAGTTACCATTCCTCTTTTTCAAGCCATCCAACAAGTTCCAAAGTATGCCAAATTCCTAAAGGATGTTTTCACTCATAAGGACAAGATTGGTGAGCTAAACAAAAGTCCGATGAATGATTCTATTTTTTCTCTCATTCCAGAAAAATGTAATGATTCCGGTCCTTGTTTGGTAACTTGTGTGATTGGTGGGATGGAGTTCatggattgcatgtgtgatttgggagcttgtgtaagcattaTGCCTCTCCCTATCTATGAGAAGTTGAACTTGTCGCCATTGAAGAGGTCTGGAGCAAGATTTGTGTTGGCGGACAAGAGTATTGTGTCGATTGTAGGAATTGCGGAAAATATGTTGATCAATATTCAAGGGTTGCTATTCTCGGTAGATTTTCATATTTTGGAGACCCCTCCAAttgactcagacaagccatcctCTATTCTCCTTGAGATACCATTTTTGAAGATATCTcgattcaagttggatgcatttTCGGGAGCTTACTCGTTTGAAGCCGATAGAAAAGTAGTGAAATTCACTTTGGATGGATCCAAGAAGCCAACACTTGAAGTATACTCTATCTTTGGTTGTGACCTAATTGAAGAGCAAGTAAATGAGACTAATGGGGAGGATAAAGAAGCAAAGGTTGTCAAGGAACCTAAGTCATTGGACCACACACAACCCAAGCATGCCAAGGAGTTGGAAATTTTCCTCCTTGGAGAGGTCCCAATTGTTGATCAATGA
- the LOC107613693 gene encoding 9-cis-epoxycarotenoid dioxygenase NCED1, chloroplastic produces the protein MAATSNTWINTKLPSSCSSLKGASCSPQTPSSFTIRSNKRRSNYNKIKCSLQTLHFPKQLQPTTTTTKPKPTKENKTASTTTTTTAAPVKDLNLIQKAAAMAIDFAESALASHERQHPLPKTADPRVQIAGNFAPVPEHPSTHSLPIAGKLPECIDGVYVRNGANPMYEPLAGHHLFDGDGMVHAVKFHNGSASYSCRFTETNRLVQEKSLGKPVFPKAIGELHGHSGIARLLLFYARGLFGIVDGKNGMGVANAGLVYFNNRLLAMSEDDLPYHVRVTPNGDLKTVGRYDFNGQLKSTMIAHPKVDPVSGELFALSYDVISKPYLKYFKFNKDGTKSKDVDIPLKVPTMMHDFAITENFVVVPDQQVVFKLGEMMRGGSPVVYDKEKVSRFGILDKNATDSDGIRWIEAPECFCFHLWNAWEEKETDEVVVIGSCMTPADSIFNECDENLKSVLSEIRLNLKTGKSTRKAIIREEEQVNLEAGMVNKNKLGRKTQFAYLALAEPWPKVSGFAKVDLSSGEVKKYMYGGEKFGGEPMFLPRSASSEREDDGYILAFVHDEKEWRSELQVVNAMTLELEATIELPSRVPYGFHGTFIQSKDLRKQA, from the coding sequence ATGGCAGCAACTTCAAACACATGGATCAATACCAAACTTCCATCATCATGCTCCTCTTTAAAAGGTGCATCATGTTCACCTCAAACACCATCCTCATTCACTATCAGGAGTAACAAGAGGAGGTCTAATTACAATAAAATCAAATGCTCACTCCAAACACTCCACTTCCCAAAACAGTTACAAccaaccacaacaacaacaaaaccaaaaccaacaaaagaaaataaaaccgcatccacaaccacaaccacaaccGCAGCTCCGGTTAAAGACTTGAACCTTATACAAAAGGCGGCCGCGATGGCAATAGACTTCGCGGAATCCGCCTTAGCCTCCCACGAGCGCCAACACCCGCTCCCAAAGACCGCGGATCCCCGCGTTCAGATCGCCGGAAACTTCGCACCGGTGCCGGAGCATCCCTCGACTCACTCCCTCCCAATCGCCGGGAAACTCCCGGAATGCATTGACGGAGTCTATGTCCGCAACGGTGCCAATCCGATGTACGAGCCCCTCGCCGGACACCATCTCTTCGACGGCGACGGCATGGTTCACGCCGTGAAATTCCACAACGGCTCTGCCAGCTACTCCTGCCGGTTCACCGAAACAAACCGCCTCGTCCAAGAGAAATCCCTCGGAAAACCGGTGTTCCCGAAAGCCATCGGAGAACTCCACGGTCACTCCGGAATCGCTCGCCTCCTCTTGTTCTACGCCCGCGGCCTCTTCGGCATCGTCGACGGTAAAAACGGAATGGGCGTCGCAAACGCCGGTCTGGTCTACTTCAATAACCGCCTCTTGGCGATGTCCGAGGATGATTTGCCTTACCACGTGCGCGTCACGCCAAACGGGGATTTAAAAACCGTTGGCCGTTACGACTTTAACGGCCAACTGAAATCCACGATGATCGCACATCCCAAAGTGGATCCAGTCTCAGGCGAACTCTTTGCTCTAAGTTACGACGTCATTTCAAAGCCTTACCTAAAGTACTTCAAATTCAATAAGGACGGAACGAAGTCGAAGGACGTTGATATTCCGTTGAAGGTCCCAACGATGATGCACGATTTCGCGATAACCGAGAATTTCGTGGTGGTACCGGACCAGCAGGTGGTTTTCAAGCTTGGCGAGATGATGAGGGGTGGATCACCGGTTGTTTACGACAAAGAGAAGGTCTCTAGGTTTGGGATTCTTGACAAGAATGCCACCGACTCAGACGGTATCCGGTGGATTGAAGCGCCAGAGTGCTTCTGCTTCCATCTATGGAATGCGTGGGAGGAGAAAGAAACTGATGAGGTTGTTGTGATTGGATCGTGCATGACCCCTGCCGACTCCATTTTCAACGAGTGCGATGAGAATTTGAAGAGTGTGTTATCGGAGATAAGGTTGAACTTGAAGacagggaaatcaacaagaaaggCTATAATCCGTGAAGAAGAACAGGTGAACTTGGAGGCAGGGATGGTGAACAAGAACAAGCTTGGAAGGAAGACACAGTTCGCATACTTGGCACTCGCCGAGCCATGGCCTAAGGTGTCTGGTTTCGCCAAGGTTGATCTGTCCAGCGGCGAAGTAAAGAAGTACATGTATGGCGGTGAGAAATTCGGCGGTGAGCCGATGTTTCTTCCTCGATCGGCGTCGTCGGAGAGGGAAGACGACGGTTACATTCTTGCATTTGTTCATGACGAGAAGGAGTGGAGGTCTGAGCTTCAGGTTGTGAATGCAATGACTCTGGAGCTTGAGGCTACAATTGAGTTACCTTCAAGAGTGCCTTATGGTTTCCATGGCACATTCATTCAATCCAAGGATCTCCGGAAGCAGGCTTGA